Proteins from one Ranitomeya variabilis isolate aRanVar5 chromosome 1, aRanVar5.hap1, whole genome shotgun sequence genomic window:
- the LOC143797183 gene encoding olfactory receptor 5G29-like — MSANNQTVVVEFLLLGFQNLHAFKFLLFSLLLLVYVASLGGNLLIITLVLLSNLLRSPMYIFLSQLSFCDTVFATNILPNMLRVILQEGSRLSVAGCITQYHVFGFSATTESFLLTVMSYDRYVAICNPLRYAAMMNSSLQVLLVSSSWFLSLVISLTSLFLICRLQFCGPNVIDHFFCDVAPLLELSCSDTAIIKIEIYVCSIPVVLFPFLFILGSYISIFMSIVRISTTSGRQKAFSTCSSHLTVVSLYYGTLFAVYVVPTSVSSLNLNKILSLLYTVVTPMFNPIIYSLRNQEIKSTLEGHVFGRHNRY; from the coding sequence ATGAGTGCGAACAACCAAACAGTAGTTGTCGAGTTCCTCCTCTTAGGATTCCAGAACCTTCATGCTTTTAAGTTTCTTCTATTTTCATTGCTCCTCCTAGTTTATGTTGCATCGTTGGGTGGAAACCTCCTGATCATCACTTTGGTTCTGCTCAGTAACCTTCTCCGATCTCCTATGTACATTTTTCTCAGCCAATTGTCCTTCTGTGACACAGTGTTTGCCACCAACATCTTACCAAACATGCTGCGGGTGATACTACAGGAAGGCAGCAGGTTGTCTGTCGCAGGCTGCATCACCCAGTATCATGTTTTTGGTTTCTCAGCAACTACGGAGTCATTTCTTCTCACAGTCATGTCCTATGATCGCTATGTGGCCATATGCAATCCATTACGGTACGCAGCGATGATGAATTCAAGTCTTCAAGTTCTTCTtgtgtcttcttcttggttccttAGCTTAGTCATTAGCTTGACTTCACTTTTCCTGATCTGTAGGCTCCAGTTCTGTGGACCCAACGTGATCGACCATTTCTTTTGTGATGTGGCTCCTCTTCTGGAACTCTCTTGCTCAGATACTGCTATCATAAAAATCGAAATATATGTGTGCTCCATCCCTGTAGTGCTGTTTCCATTTCTGTTCATACTGGGAAGCTATATCTCCATCTTCATGAGCATTGTACGGATTTCAACCACCTCTGGAAGGCAGAAGGCTTTCTCCACCTGTAGCTCACATCTAACTGTAGTATCCTTGTATTATGGGACACTATTTGCCGTATACGTGGTACCCACTAGTGTTTCCTCACTGAACCTTAATAAGATCTTGTCTCTGTTATATACTGTGGTCACCCCCATGTTCAATCCTATTATCTACAGTCTGAGAAACCAAGAGATAAAAAGCACATTAGAGGGCCATGTATTTGGCAGACATAACAGATATTAA